A region from the Spea bombifrons isolate aSpeBom1 chromosome 7, aSpeBom1.2.pri, whole genome shotgun sequence genome encodes:
- the LOC128502233 gene encoding proprotein convertase subtilisin/kexin type 4-like — protein MRSIALVFVVTVLIHVIFTLEIYTNSWAVHIPDGSVEAERIAQKFGFINLGQVVLGSDFYHLSHRGIQRKSFSPHWGRNIQLKKEPKVSWFKQQTLKRREKRQPDMVPTDPLFSLQWYLGKNLDLGIQAAWNRGYTGRGVVVSVLDDGLEKDHPDLALNYDPEASYDFNDDDPDPQPRYNSSNEKNHGTRCAGVVAAVANNDICGAGVAYNARIGGVRMLDGIVTDIVQAQSLSFNPQHIDIYSASWGPPDDGMLLDGPDELSSEAFYKGILNGRRGLGSIFVWASGNGGRNDNCNSDGFSNSIYTIAVGGVPKRGTVPWYSEACACKLTSAYSSSGGEEETFITTDIRHTCTDQHTGTSAATALVAGILALALEANPALTWRDIQHIVVRASSPAHLMADDWVINGVGRKVSHFFGYGLLHAGRVVELAETWETTQPQRKCLITIVSTPKRVHSDLILTYNVTACSGSPNHIISLEHVQAQMSLSYSRRGDLEIYLTSPMGTRSVLMGKRPHDTSTDGYRDWSFMTTQSWDENPLGLWTLEFRNRGSYTNHGFLRHVTLILYGTDEHMMSRKIKKSVMRKCLRRDRNGSCIECLAPYYTFGKLCLSYCPAKYFKSTQRAEVSEPSSFHLVRSCAACHPSCFTCKGSSANNCTSCSPLYEYNGKDNSCVSSDSPSVDLQNASFIRIPQTTLVAVIMSAAIVMVMGALMVFIHWYLRKRSRVDPSPV, from the coding sequence ATGAGGAGCATAGCTCTGGTTTTCGTTGTTACTGTTCTGATCCATGTGATCTTTACTTTGGAGATTTACACAAATAGCTGGGCTGTGCACATACCCGATGGCTCTGTAGAGGCAGAACGTATTGCACAGAAATTCGGTTTCATCAACCTTGGGCAGGTGGTGCTTGGCAGTGATTTCTACCATCTATCTCATCGTGGCATTCAAAGGAAATCCTTCAGCCCTCACTGGGGTAGAAATATTCAACTGAAAAAAGAACCCAAGGTTAGCTGGTTTAAGCAGCAGACgctgaagagaagggagaaaagaCAGCCTGATATGGTTCCCACAGACCCCCTCTTCAGCTTGCAGTGGTACCTGGGTAAAAATCTTGACTTAGGCATCCAGGCTGCTTGGAACCGTGGATATACCGGACGAGGCGTGGTGGTGAGCGTTCTGGATGATGGGCTTGAAAAGGACCACCCCGATCTCGCATTAAACTATGATCCGGAAGCGAGTTATGATTTTAATGACGACGATCCTGACCCTCAGCCCCGATATAACTCATCTAATGAGAAGAACCACGGGACCCGCTGTGCAGGCGTGGTGGCTGCGGTTGCCAATAATGATATCTGCGGCGCTGGAGTAGCATACAACGCTAGAATAGGAGGTGTGCGAATGCTGGATGGGATAGTCACAGACATTGTTCAAGCTCAGTCGTTGAGTTTTAACCCACAGCATATTGACATTTATAGCGCCAGCTGGGGTCCCCCTGATGATGGAATGTTACTGGATGGACCAGATGAGTTGTCTTCTGAGGCTTTTTACAAAGGAATACTAAATGGCCGCCGTGGCCTTGGATCTATCTTTGTTTGGGCATCTGGAAACGGTGGCAGGAATGACAACTGCAACAGTGACGGCTTCTCCAACAGTATCTACACTATTGCTGTTGGGGGTGTCCCCAAACGTGGAACAGTCCCTTGGTACAGTGAGGCGTGTGCATGCAAACTTACAAGCGCTTACAGCAGCAGTGGTGGTGAGGAAGAGACTTTTATCACCACTGATATACGCCACACGTGTACAGATCAACACACCGGGACTTCAGCCGCCACTGCACTTGTTGCCGGGATCCTTGCTTTGGCATTGGAGGCAAACCCAGCTCTTACATGGAGGGATATACAACATATCGTGGTAAGAGCGTCCAGTCCTGCCCACCTAATGGCTGATGATTGGGTCATAAATGGAGTGGGAAGAAAAGTGAGCCACTTTTTCGGCTACGGACTCTTGCATGCTGGACGAGTAGTGGAGCTGGCCGAAACATGGGAGACAACGCAGCCTCAAAGAAAGTGCCTCATAACAATTGTGAGCACCCCCAAAAGAGTGCATTCAGATCTGATTTTGACTTACAATGTCACTGCCTGTTCTGGGTCCCCCAATCACATAATATCCCTGGAGCATGTCCAAGCCCAAATGTCCCTCAGCTACAGTCGCAGAGGTGACCTGGAAATCTATCTTACCAGTCCTATGGGCACCCGTTCTGTGCTGATGGGCAAGAGACCACATGATACCAGCACTGATGGGTACAGAGATTGGTCCTTCATGACCACACAATCTTGGGATGAAAATCCATTGGGCCTTTGGACCTTAGAATTTAGGAACAGAGGAAGCTACACCAACCACGGATTTCTACGTCACGTCACGTTGATTTTGTACGGGACAGATGAACACATGATGTCCAGGAAAATCAAGAAGTCTGTCATGAGAAAGTGTCTGAGGCGGGATAGAAATGGGTCGTGCATAGAATGTTTGGCACCATATTATACCTTTGGAAAGCTCTGTCTATCTTACTGCCCTGCCAAATACTTTAAGTCTACGCAGAGAGCGGAGGTGTCAGAGCCCAGCAGCTTTCACCTTGTTCGTTCTTGTGCCGCTTGCCACCCATCCTGCTTTACGTGTAAAGGGTCGTCTGCCAATAATTGCACTTCCTGTTCCCCTTTATACGAATATAATGGAAAAGACAACTCATGCGTAAGCTCTGACTCCCCAAGTGTAGACTTACAGAACGCCTCATTCATCCGGATCCCTCAAACGACATTAGTGGCAGTGATAATGAGTGCGGCCATTGTAATGGTTATGGGAGCGCTGATGGTTTTCATTCACTGGTATCTACGAAAAAGATCACGAGTAGACCCCAGTCCCGTCTGA